In Arachis hypogaea cultivar Tifrunner chromosome 2, arahy.Tifrunner.gnm2.J5K5, whole genome shotgun sequence, a genomic segment contains:
- the LOC140177398 gene encoding MDIS1-interacting receptor like kinase 2-like codes for MFLVYEYLERGSLFCNLAYEIEAQELNWSKRQQQYLLNSELEVCVSDFGTARLLDPDSSNQTLLVGTYGYVAPELAYTMSVTTKCDVYSFGVVALETMMGHHPGEFISTLTKPSTQQLLVKDVLDPRIPLPKSRKDMQDVVHVVKLALACLSSDPKSRPSMQVVANEFLASKAPIHVSFSDVSMYQLMNQEAYVIDKN; via the exons ATGTTTTTGGTGTATGAATACTTGGAAAGAGGAAGCTTGTTCTGTAACTTGGCCTATGAGATAGAAGCTCAAGAGTTGAATTGGAGCAAGAGG CAGCAACAATATTTGCTCAATTCAGAGTTAGAAGTTTGTGTATCAGATTTTGGCACTGCAAGACTTCTTGATCCTGATTCATCTAATCAAACTCTTCTAGTTGGCACCTATGGATATGTTGCTCCag AATTGGCATACACCATGAGTGTGACTACAAAGTGTGATGTTTACAGTTTTGGAGTGGTGGCTTTAGAAACAATGATGGGACATCATCCAGGAGAATTCATTTCCACTCTGACAAAGCCATCTACTCAACAATTATTGGTGAAAGATGTGTTGGATCCACGGATTCCACTTCCAAAATCTCGGAAAGATATGCAAGATGTTGTGCATGTTGTAAAGCTAGCATTAGCATGCCTCTCCTCTGATCCAAAATCCAGACCATCAATGCAAGTTGTGGCCAATGAGTTTTTGGCTTCTAAGGCACCAATACATGTCTCTTTCTCTGATGTCTCAATGTACCAATTGATG